Part of the Anaerohalosphaeraceae bacterium genome is shown below.
GTTTCGATCTCGGCATCCGATTTTCCCGAACCGGCCGGCTCATACTTGACCAGACGTGCCTTGACGGCCTGGAAAAACCCGACCTCATCCCGTACCGCCAGCGCCTCCGGATGAGGAATCGAAAGGGCAAAGGCCCTCGACAAAGCGGTCACTTCCCGAATAAAGCGTTCTCTGCCGTTTTCAAGTCCCAAAATATATTCCTGTGCTTCGAGAATCACAGTAAGCTTCTGATTTGTATCAGCCGCAAAAAACTGCCGATAGTCAAAATGAGAAAACATCTGTCGCACAACCTCGAGTTTTTCGAGCATCACCCGCACAGCTTCCGACTGATCCAGCGTCGGAGTTCCCCGGCCGCCGCTTTGTGTATAGACCGCAATGGCTTCCTTCAGCTCTGATGCAAACCCGATATAGTCCACAATGAGGCCGCCTTCTTTATCCCGGAAAATCCGATTGACCCGGGCAATCGCCTGCATCAGCGTATGACCGCGCATCAGCTTATCAATGTACATCGTATGCAGACACGGCACATCAAAACCCGTCAGCCACATATCACAGACGATAACCATCTTTAGCGGGTCGTTCGGATTCTTAAAGCGTGCTGCAATCTCCCGCCGCTGTTCTTTAGTGGTGCTGTGCGGCTGCCATTCCGGCGGATCGGAGGAGGCGGAGGTCATCACCACTTTTAACTGCTCCGCCCAGTTCGGCCGAAGTCTCAGAATGGCCTCGTACATCGCAACCGCTGTCCGCCGGCTTATACAGACGATCATGGCCTTGCCGTCAAAAACCTCCTGCCGCTGTTCAAAATGCTGAACAATATCTGCGGCGACATCCTTTACTCTGTCCGGATGCCCTACAATGGCCTCCAGCTGGGTCCATTTGGCCTTGGCTCTTTCGGCGGCGGTGCTTTCGGCCCCTTCGGTGATGGCCGCGACTTCCTCATCGAGCAGCTCCTTTTCTTCGGGCTTTAATTGAATCCTGGCCAGCCGCGATTCATAATAGATGGGAACCGTCGCGCCGTCCCGGATGGACTGCTCAATGTCGTAAATATCAATCTCATTCCCGAAAACCGAACGCGTGGAGATGTCCTCTTTCTCGATCGGTGTGGCTGTAAAACCGATAAACGACGCATTCGGCAGGGCGTCCCGCAGATACTTGGCCATTCCGTAGACTGTTCTTACCGTGCCGTCTTGCTGTGTAATATGTCTTGCCTGAAAGCCGTAATGGCTCCGGTGTGCCTCGTCGGCAATCACAACAATATTCCGGCGCTCCGACAGCCGTTCAAAATGCGATTGGCCCTCCTCCGGGGAAAACTTCTGCAGAGTCGTAAAAATAATGCCGCCGCCGGCCGTTCTCAGAAGCGTTTTCAGATGGGCAATGCTCTGGGCCTGCACCGGCTCCTGCCGAAGCAGCTGCCGGCACCCCGCAAACGTCTCAAACAGCTGGTCATCCAGATCGTTGCGGTCGGTCACAACGACCACCGTCGGGTTGTCCAGGTTCAGAACGATTTTGCCGGTATAAAAGACCATCGACAAACTCTTTCCGGAGCCCTGCGTATGCCAGACCACGCCGATTTTTCGGTTTCCGTCGGGGCGGCTTGCCTGCAGAGTCATCTCAACCGCTTTGTTCACGGCAAAATACTGATGATAGGCCGCCGTTTTCTTCACGGATACAGTGCTCGACAGACCGGTTTGGGGGTCGGTCCTCATCGTTTTCTCAAAGACAGTAAAATGCCGTATCAGGTCCAGAAAAACCGTTTTGTTCAGCATCCCCCGAACCAGCATTTCCAGCTGCGGGACTGTGGGGCTCTCTTCCCGTCGGCCGTCAATGGATTTCCAGGCGGCAAACCGGCCGTAATCCGAAGAAATCGTCCCGGCCCTCGCATCGAAGCCGTCGGAAACAGCCAGAACGGCGTTATAATGGAAAAGGGACGGAATGGCGCTTTTGTAATTCTGCAGCTGGGTAAAGGCCTTGGCAATTGTGGCGTTTTCATCGGCCGGGTTCTTCAGTTCCATCACCGCCAGAGGCAGACCGTTGACAAACAGGACTACATCCGGGCGTTTGGTGATGTTGTTTTCGGTGACGGTAAACTGGTTGCAGACCAGAAACTCGTTGTTGCGGACCTCCTCAAAATCAATCAGCCGGACCTTGTCGCCCCGAACGGTGCCGTCAACGAGGTATTCTACCTCGACTCCCTCCGTCAGCATCCGGTGAAACGCCTCGTTGTTATCGATAAGGTTCTGGCTGGGCAGGTGGAGAACCTGCCGGAGGGCCTGAACTCGGGTCTCCTCCGGAATGCCCGGGTTGAGCATATCGACGGCGTTTCGGAGGCGGTTGACCAGAACAACCTCGCCGGGGCTCTGCCGTTCGGCGGCCTGCTCTTCAGGAGACAGATACTCAAACCCCTGCGATTGCAGCAGTTCAATCACATACTGTTCAATATCGGATTCGAAGAGGCTCATGGTTTAACTCGGCGTAGTAAAAATCGTTTCGAAATCTTTTCCCCTCTTCCCTCTTCACTTTTCCCTTTTCACTCTTCACTTTTCACTCTTTTACTCGTTTTTACGGTTGATATCAGCATAGCTGTCAGTTCCTGACAATCTGTCTGCATACTCTCGTGCATCTTTTTATCTATATAGTCTGCATCCTTCATCAAACAGAGCCAGTAATCGGTTTCATTGGCTTCCTTCAATGCAATACTCATTTTGTGTGCAAAATCCGCCCTGCTTTGCCCGAATTCTGCTTCTCGAATCAATGCCCCGATGGCTGTTCCGCTTTCCAAAATCTGTTTGCTTAGGACATATTCTTTTTTCTCTCGCTGCAGATATTGTGAGAGCTTGACAATCCGAACGGCAAATTTATAGCTTTTTTCTTTTAAAATTGAATTTCTCACTCCTTTTCCCTTTTCCCTTTTCACTCTTCACTTATCACTCTTCACTTTTCACTCTTCCCTTTTCACTGTTCACTTTTCACTTTTCACTCTTCACTGTTCACTCTTCACTCTTATCTCCCCCTTCATCAGTTTGGGCAACAGCGTATCCCGCAGCTTCGAGAGAGTTTGGATTTGTTTGCAGTTTTTGAATATTTTTTCGAAAACAGGTTTTATTGTTTGATTGAAAACTACCATTTTTAATCTGTCTGGCAGCAAGATATCTAAAGTCTTAACTTGCTCTCGATTTATCCCGGGTTGCGCTGAGTTGGAATTAAGATTCCGAATAGCGCCTGTTATTTCCGGTAAATCCAGCCATAAAAAAAGATATTCTTGGCTTACCGTTTCTTCTTTAGCTCTTAAAATAAAGACGTGCTCATTTATAGCGCATTTTTCATGAGGGAATCCATAAGCAAAGAAACTCTTTCTTCCTAATTCTGCACCATCCTTATATAATAATACATCTCTGCTTTGAAGTTTTCCTTGTTCCATAGATTCATAAAAGTCTTCAGAGATATATTTCTCTTTTGAAAAGTCGTAAATGCCTAACCCTAAAATATTTTCTGCTCCTATACTTGGGATGCCTGACTTTAGGAAACCAACGCCGCCTTTAGGTCTTTTGCCTGTTTGAATTTCTAATAAAACCTCCCCCAGTTTTCCCCATCTCCACCCCTCGGGCAGGCCGGTTTGGGGATTCACTTTTAACTGTTCACCGTTCACTCTAAACTTAACAAACCATTCCCGAAATATCGCCTGAGCAATAGATTCGAGGGTCTTATTCTGCCGACGCAGCAGCTCTATCTTGTCATCAAAACTCGATAAAACCGCCGCTATCGCCTTCTGCTCTGAAAGTGGAGGAAGGATTACTTTTAAATTATAAAATTCTTCTCGACTTGTTGAAGGAATAGCCGACCCGCTATCCATTCCGTTTATGTCTTGGGTCAATAGTTGGTAATAAGCCCATTTAATATCAAATTCTGTTTTGGGTTTGAGATAAAACGCCGTATCTATAACAAAAAATGGTTCTGGTGAGAAATGGACCCCTCGATAAGCACCTTTACGTCCAATTATTATGCTTGGAAAAGTACATAATGGTTCGTTATGCCATCCAATAGGTCCGTTCGTACCATATACTCTGTACATACCTTTTGCATTTTCATAGTTACGCAAAGACTTGCCATACTCTAACGTTGCAAGTGTTCCCCAAGTTGTTTCTTTCCAGTCAGTCATTGTATGCTACTTTGAGCAAATCTTAGACATTTCGAGTACGTGCCAAACAATAAAAACAATCGCACCGATAAAAAGAGTATACAATTGAATTGTTGCCCAAAATGACGCGCGCTTTGAATTATATGCAGCCGCTCTTAAAATTCCTTCAGATGCCGCTTGAATTTTTTGTGGGTGCATACCAATTTCTGGGTTTTCGCCCTTTTGAACTCGTAATAATTCAAAATTTGCAAACATGGTAGATCCGACATATTGACGCCTTCTGCAACCTGCAAAAAAACTGATTGCCCAAAGAGTAACGGCAACCCCTAATAGGAGCATTAACCTCTCCATAGCCATTCCGGTTGTTCGATGAATCGCAAATCCTATGGCCGCTGCCGCCACAGACATTAAGAAATAATCAAATTTTTCCTGATGGCTGGTGAATTGCCGGAAAACTTCGAGTTCTGTTTCGTCCGCCATACCCCAATCCTTCCAGATTCTTTTTAATTGCTCTATTCAGTCTTTTCTCTTCCTCCATCTGCGCTGCCAGTTCGGCAGTCAACTGCTTCATTTTTTCTTCAAACGGGATGCCGTCGTCTTCTTCGTCTTTGATGCCGACGTACCGGCCGGGGGTCAGGACGTAATTGTGCTTTCGAATCTCCTCCAGCGTCGCCGATTTGCAGAAGCCCTTAACGTCCTTGTACTGTCCTCCTTTGGTCCGCCAGCTGTGATAGGTGTCGGCAATTTTTCTTATATCCTCATCCGAAAACTCCCGGTGCGTGCGGTCCCGCATATAGCCGATTTCGCCGGCATCGATAAAGAGGATTTCCCCGCTGCGCTTGCGGTCGCCGTTGCCCAGACGCTTGCGGGAGATAAACCAGATGCACGCCGGAATGCCGGTATTGTAGAACAGCTGCTTGGGCAGGCCGACGATGCAGTCCACCAGGTCCGCCTCGACAAGGTTCTTGCGGATTTCCCCTTCATTGTTGGTTTGACTGGACAGGGAGCCGTTGGCCAGTACACACGCCATAATGCCCCGCGGCGAAAGGTGATAAATCATATGCTGCAGCCAGGCATAGTTGGCATTGGAAGCCGGCGGCACTCCATACTGCCAGCGGGGGTCATTCCGCAGCAGCTCCCCCGACCAGTCGCTGTCGTTAAACGGAGGATTGGCCAGGATAAAATCGGCTTTCAGGTCCTTGTGGGCGTCATTGAGAAACGACCCTTCGCTGTTCCATTTGACCTGCGAACTGTCAATCCGGCGGATGGCCAGATTCATCTTGCACAGCTGCCAGGTCGTCCGGTTGGATTCCTGACCGTATATCGAGATGTCCTCGCGTCGGCCCTGATGGGCCTCAATGAACTTTTCACTGGCGACAAACATCCCGCCCGAGCCGCAGCAGGGGTCATAGACCCGCCCGCGGTACGGCTCAATCATCTCTACCATCAGCCGCACAATGGACGGGGGCGTGTAGAACTGTCCGCCCTTTTTGCCTTCCGCACTGGCAAACTCGCCCAGAAAGTATTCATAGACTCGGCCTAAGAGGTCTTTGCTTTCGGCGGCTTCTTTTCCCAGTGCAATATTGCCGATTAAATCAATCAGTTTTCCCAGCGAGGTTTTATCGAGATTCGGCCGGGCGTAAACCTTCGGCAGGATGCCTTTTAAGGTGGGATTGGCCTTTTCGATTTCGCTCATCGCATCGTCGAGGTCTTTTCCGATGCTCGGCAGTTTGGACCGGCCGTGCAGATATGACCAGCGGGCATTGGCGGGCACAAAAAAGATATTTTCGGCTTTGTATTCGTCCGGGTCTTCAGGATTTGCTCCTTTGTAATCCCCTTGTCCGGCGGTCAGTTTTTGATGAAGTTCTTCAAATGTATCGGAGATATACTTGAGAAAAATCAGACCGAGGACAACGTGCTTGTATTCGGCCGCATCAATGTTTTTACGGAGTTTGTCGGCCGCCTTCCAGAGGGCAGCTTCCATATTTTCTTTTTGTGTCTCAGCGGGTTTAGTCTCTTGCGGCATGTCTGCTCCATTTGCAGTTTTCTTCCGTGTCCGTTTGCTTCGGCTCTTCTTGGATGTTTTAGCCACAAATTCCTCCTGTCTGGTTTCAAAACGTTTCAGACAATATTACCTATCCCCTCTCTTATTTCAACCCCCATTCTGCCCGACCCAATTCCAACTCTCCTTTCTCCAGAAAAAATCCATTGCTTCAAAGTCCAAAATATCTTTTTCATTTGTCCATCGCCGATTCCGGCTCTTTCTTGGTATTCTTCCTCCTCATTATTGAATACTCGGCCGCAATAAACCTATTTCCAGGTCTTCTTTTATCGATTCTTGCACGAGCATTTTTTGCACTCCATGTATACATTTCTTGCCAAAGCCAAAACACAAAAAATTTCGGCCGCTGCCTTTTCCCTAACACCCAAAAAAAGATGGACTATCCGCCCCGCAAAAAAATTTTTTCCCGTAGCTTCAATCCCGGCAAGGACTAACGTTTCGCTAACATTTTTTTGCCATTTTTCCTCTTGTCCCCAGCCCGCCCCAAAGTATCATAAGAGAAGGTGAACAACAACATCTTGTACGTTCTTTATTATCATTGCAATATCTTGTATTATAACCAGTTATGACAGGGATGTCCCCGTGTCGGACGGAAAGGAACAGCACAATGAACCCAACACCCGAAAAAAAAGGCCTTCAGCCGTGGGAAAATCATTCTAACCACTCTGCCCGCAAGGGTTTAAAGATAGACCCGTTTTTCGCAACCCCCGGCCGTCACCCCTTCGAGGAGCTCGTCTGGGAGACCCGCCAGGCCAAAATTACCGACGATTCCGGCAAGCCCATTTTCGAGCAAAACGATGTCGAAGTGCCGGCTTCCTGGAGCCAGCTGGCGACGAAAGTAGTTGTAAGCAAATATTTTTACGGCGATATCCAGTCCGGCCAGCGCGAAAACTCCGTCAAGCAGCTGGTCCATCGTGTCTGCCGCGCCATTGCCGATCGCGGCCTTCGCGACGGCTATTTTTTGACCGAGCAGGACGCCGAAAACTTCTATCACGAGCTCACCTGGCTGTGCGTAAATCAATACGGCGCCTTCAATTCCCCCGTTTGGTTCAACGTCGGCCTCTATGACGTGTACCATATCGAAGGAAGCCCGCACAACTACCACTGGGACGACCGCCAGAAAAAGGCCGTCCCGTGCCCCAACAGCTATGAATATCCGCAGGCGTCGGCCTGTTTCATCCAGTCCGTTCAGGACACGATGGAGGACATTATGCGGCTGGCCCGCAGCGAGGCGATGCTCTTTAAGCACGGCTCGGGCACCGGCACGGACCTGTCCACGCTCCGCAGCAGCCGCGAAAAACTGTCCGGCGGCGGCAAACCCTCGGGCCCGCTGAGCTTTATGCGCGTCTATGACCAGATTGCGGCCGTCATCAAATCCGGCGGAAAAACCCGCCGCGCCGCCAAGATGCAGTCGCTCAAAATCGACCATCCGGACATCAAGGAATTTATCACCTGCAAGACGCTGGAGGAAAAGAAGGCCTGGGCGCTGATTGAGCAGGGCTACGACCCCAACGAGGCCTACGACAGCATTATGTTCCAGAACAGCAATCTGTCTGTGCGGCTGACGGATGAGTTTATGGAAGCCGTCGAAAAAGACGGCCTCTGGACGACCCGCTCGGTTACGACCGGCCAGCCCGTGGAGACCTATTCCGCCCGCGAACTGATGCGGCTGATTGCCGAAGGCACCCGCATCTGCGGCGACCCGGGTGTGCAGTACCACACAACCATCAACAAGTGGCACACCTGTCCCAACAGCGGGCCGATTAACGCCTCCAACCCCTGCAGCGAGTATATGTTTATTGATGATTCGGCCTGCAATCTGGCCTCGCTGAATCTGATGAAGTTCCGCCGTGATGACGGCACCTTTGACATTCAGCGGTTCAAACAGGCCGTCCGCATCTTCATCATCGCCCAGGACATCCTTGTGGATATGGGAAGCTATCCGGAGCCCAAAATCGCCGAAAACAGCCACCGATTCCGTCCACTCGGGCTGGGGTATGCCAACCTCGGCAGTCTGATTATGAGTCTGGCACTGCCGTATGATTCCGAAGGGGGCCGGGCGATTGCCGCAGCCATTACGGCCATTCTGACCGGTACGGCCTACATCGCCAGTGCGGAGCTGGCCTCGGTCAAGGGGCCGTTCAGCGAATTTGAGGAAAACCGCGAGCCGATGATGCGCGTGATTGCGATGCACCGCGAGCATGCTTATCATCTGCCCGAGATGCACTGCCCGCAGGACCTGCTCAGTGCGGCCAAGAACGTCTGGGACCAGGCTTTCGATGCCGGCTCGCAGTACGGCTACCGCAATGCGCAGACCACCGTGCTGGCCCCGACCGGCACCATCGGGTTTATGATGGACTGTGACACCACCGGTGTGGAGCCGGATATTGCACTGGTTAAATACAAACTGCTGGCCGGCGGCGGCATGCTCAAAATTGTCAACCGCACCGTTCCGATGGCCCTCGAACGGCTCGGATACAGCCCGGAGGAAATCAAGAGCATCTGTGATACAATCGACCGCGACGACACCATCGAAACGGCAAGTGCCTTGCGGCCTGAGCATCTGCCCATCTTCGACTGTGCCTTCAAGCCCAAGAACGGCAAGCGGCACATCCACTATATGGCTCATCTGAAGATGATGGCCGCCGTTCAGCCGTTCCTGTCCGGTGCGATCAGCAAGACCATCAATATGCCCCACGAGGCCACCACGGAAGAGATTATGTCCGCCTATATTGAGGGCTGGAAAATGGGTCTGAAGGCCGTGGCGATCTATCGCGACGGCTCCAAACGCCTTCAGCCGGTCAATGTGGAAAATAAAGAGCAAAAAAAAACCAAATCTTCGGAAAATCAGGCTGTTGCACGGCCTTTCCGCCGCCGTTTGCCTGATACCCGCAACAGCATTACCCACAAGTTTTCTGTGGCGGGTCACGAGGGCTATCTGACGGTCGGTCTTTACGAAGACGGCCAGCCCGGCGAGCTGTTTATCACGATGGCCAAAGAGGGCAGCACGGTCGGCGGTCTGATGGATGTCGTCGGCACCTGTGTCTCGATGGCCCTGCAGTATGGAGTGCCGCTGATTACGCTGGTGGACAAGTTCCGCCATGCCCGCTTTGAGCCGGCCGGGATGACATCCAACAAAAATATTCCCTTTGCCAAAAGTCTGATTGACTACATCTTCTGCTGGCTGGGCTGTCAGTTCATTCCGGGCTATGCCGAAAAGAATATGCCCAACCATGCCCCGGCTCCGGCGGAGAATCCTACAACCACCACCGCCAAGCAGCTGGTGGAAAAGACGCAGGATTTGGCCAAGAAAATCGGGCAGGCCCGAGCCCTCGAGAGAAAGGCGGCGGCCGCCAAATCGGAACCCCAGACCCCGGCGGTGATGAAAACGGAACGTCCGGTTTCTGCCCGGTTTGACCGCGCGGCCGACCGGGCGGTCGAACTGGTTGGTTCGGTCCTTCAGAATCCGGACGGCACTCAGGCCGAGGCTGTTCTCATCCAGCAGTACAACAGCCAGTTTGAGCATTTTCAGGATGATGCGCCGGCCTGCGATGTCTGCGGAAGCATCTGTGTGCGGAACGGCGCCTGCTATCGATGCTACAACTGCGGCAACTCGATGGGATGCAGTTAATCGAGCTGAAACCTGACAAAAGGCCGGTCTTCAATGGCCGGCCTTTTTTGTTTTGATTCATTCAAGAGGTTCAAAGCGGTTTGTAAATCCGCACGCGGAACGTCTTCCGCAGGTCATCGGTCAGAAACTTGTTCGGACATTTGCCGCTGGGCAGGATTTCTCCTTCCTGGCAGTCGGCAGGGGAGCTGACCTCGATTTCGAGTGTTCCGTCATCGCTGAATATCCACAGCTCGCCGCTGACGGGATGTACGGCAATTCCTTCCGGGGTAAAACGGTCTTTGCGGTCCCATTCCCATACCGGCCGGGGCGCATGTTCCATACCCCCATCCCAAACGTATAGGGCACAGGTGGTTTCTTCATCCACCGGTCCGGCCAGCACATAATGAACTTTTCTCGCTGGGTCATATTCCATCCCTCGCAATCCCCGGCCCTCCAAATCCCACAAAACGACCTGCCCGAATTGTGCGGGTTTTCCTTTTACAACCTCCTGCGGGTTGAGCAGCTCAAATGCAATTGCTTTGGGCGGGCTTTTTTTGTCAGGTTTGTAAAGCGGATTGCGCAGTCCAATCAGAAGCGAGCGGCGTGTCGGCAGGTACGTCATGGCTTCAATATTCAATCCCTCTTTTTTGGGGGCCAGTTTTTCTCGTTCTTTTTTGGACAAATCCTCCTGCAGCTGCACGGCTTTATCCAGTTTCAGAAAGGCCGCCTCCGGCCAAGCCAAAAACTGTTCCATCAGATTCAGGCACGGTTCACCAACCGGTTCCATCCTTGGCAGGGCGGGAGCGGTTCTCGACGGGGCGGCTGCAAAGAAACGATAGCGGCTTGTGCGCACCTTGCCGTCTTTATTGCGCCCGTGCGAGGTAATCCAGTAAATCACCCCATCCGCCTCGGCGGCCGCCTCAATATCCGCCTCCGGAAACCGGCTGTCCACCCTCAAAAAACTGCTTAACTCAAGACTCCAGACCGGCTTGTCTGTTTTTTCAATCGAGTAAATCCGGATTCTGTTTGATTCATCGTTGGCAACGGCGAAATAATTCGGGTCCAGAAAGACCGCCGCGGAAATGTCCGCCGCCCCATGAAATAGTCTCTCGCTGAATGGAATCTGCTCGGCAGGAAGCATAAAGCCCATCCCCAAAAGAAGAGCAATTGTTGTCGTCATAGTCGTTCCTTTTCATCCGGTTCCGCTGCTGGATTATAGTATAACTATTCCGTCTCCGAAACTCGAGGGGTTCTTTCTTGACAGATGCATTTTTCGGCGGTAGTGTACCGACATTGGTTAAAACCTTTCTAACAAAAAAGCGGCGCATTAGGGAGAAATTTTTATGGATACCCTCAAACAGTTTGAAGTCTGGTTTGTCACCGGCAGTCAGCATCTCTATGGTCCCAAGGCCCTCAAGCAGGTCGATAAAGATTCCGAGCAGATCGCCAAGTCTCTCAACGCAGATCCGGCTATCCCCTGCAAGGTGGTTTTCAAGCCGGTTTTGACCGGCCCGGATGAAATCGCCAAGCTCTGTCTGGAGGCCAACAGCACACCTGCCTGTGTCGGGCTGATTACCTGGATGCACACGTTCTCGCCGGCCAAGATGTGGATTAAGGGGCTTGACCTTCTCAAGAAGCCGATTGTCCACCTTCATACCCAGTTCAACCGCGACCTGCCGTGGGATACGATTGATATGGATTATATGAACCTTCATCAGTCCGCACACGGCTGCCGGGAATACGGCTTTATCCTGACCCGGATGCGCAAGAACCGCAAAGTCGTCGTCGGCCACTGGAAAGATCCGGAAGTCATCGAGCGTCTGGCCGTCTGGATGCGGGCTGCCTGCGGCTGGAATGAAATGCAGAACCTCAAGGTCTGCCGATGGGGCGACAATATGCGTCAGGTCGCTGTGACTGAAGGCGACAAGGTCGAGGCCCAGATTCGCCTAGGCGTTTCCGTCAACGGCTATGGTGTCGGCGACCTCGTGGCCAAAATCGAAGAGGTTTCTGATGCGCAGGTTGAAGCCCTTATCAAGGAATACAAGGACGCCTACAAGATGAAGGTCAAGCCCGAGCAGATGGAATCCGTCCGCATTGCCGCCCGAATCGAAGCCGGCATGCGGGCCTTCCTCGAAGAAGGGGGCTTTAAGGCCTTCACTACGACGTTTGAGGACCTGCACGGTCTGCTTCAGCTGCCCGGTCTGGCTGTTCAGCGTCTGATGGCCGACGGCTACGGATTCGGCGCCGAAGGCGACTGGAAAACCGCCGCTCTCGTACGAGCGATGAAGGTGATGGCGACCGGTCTGAAAGGCGGTACCTCTTTTATGGAAGACTACACCTATCATATGGACCCCAAGTGCAGCAAGGTTCTCGGGGCTCATATGCTCGAGGTCTGCTCATCCATCGCCGCGGGCAAACCCAGCCTGGAGGTGCATCCGCTGGGCATCGGCGGCAAGGCCGACCCGGTCCGCGTGGTCTTCAATACTCCGGCGGGAGACGGCATCAATGCCTCCCTGATTGATATGGGCAATCGGTTCCGGATGATTGTCAACGAAGTTAAGGTCGTCAAGCCCGATGCGGACCTGCCTAAGCTGCCGGTGGCCCGTGTGGTCTGGATTCCTCAGCCCAATCTCAAGACAGCAGCGGCGGCCTGGATTCTGGCCGGCGGAGCCCACCATACGGCGTTCAGTATGGCCGTCACCAGCGAGTTCATCGAAGATTTCTGTGAGATGGCGGGCATCGAATATGTCCTGATTGACAAGAACACCACGATTCCCGACATCAAAAAAGAACTTCGCTGGAACGAGGTTTATTACGCCCTGGCCAAGGGATTCTGATTGCTCCAAACAACGGACTGTTTTGAAGAGAAGAAAGGGTGCAGGATGTTGACCGAAACACTTGCAGGGGTGATGGTATCGGTTATGGTTTTGAATACGGCGGCAGCGCAATCAGCAGATTTGCCGTATCGGGTTCGTCCGATGGTTCCGATTCAGGCGGAGGATTTTCCGCTTTCGCAAGTCCGACTTTTGCCCGGGCCGTTTCGCAATGCGATGGAACTCGACAAGGCCTATCTGCTTTCCCTGGAACCCGACCGGCTGCTGGCCTGGTTCCGCAAAGAAGCCGGTTTAGAGCCCAAGGCCCCTGTGTACGGCGGCTGGGAAT
Proteins encoded:
- a CDS encoding class I SAM-dependent DNA methyltransferase, which encodes MEAALWKAADKLRKNIDAAEYKHVVLGLIFLKYISDTFEELHQKLTAGQGDYKGANPEDPDEYKAENIFFVPANARWSYLHGRSKLPSIGKDLDDAMSEIEKANPTLKGILPKVYARPNLDKTSLGKLIDLIGNIALGKEAAESKDLLGRVYEYFLGEFASAEGKKGGQFYTPPSIVRLMVEMIEPYRGRVYDPCCGSGGMFVASEKFIEAHQGRREDISIYGQESNRTTWQLCKMNLAIRRIDSSQVKWNSEGSFLNDAHKDLKADFILANPPFNDSDWSGELLRNDPRWQYGVPPASNANYAWLQHMIYHLSPRGIMACVLANGSLSSQTNNEGEIRKNLVEADLVDCIVGLPKQLFYNTGIPACIWFISRKRLGNGDRKRSGEILFIDAGEIGYMRDRTHREFSDEDIRKIADTYHSWRTKGGQYKDVKGFCKSATLEEIRKHNYVLTPGRYVGIKDEEDDGIPFEEKMKQLTAELAAQMEEEKRLNRAIKKNLEGLGYGGRNRTRSFPAIHQPSGKI
- a CDS encoding four helix bundle protein, coding for MRNSILKEKSYKFAVRIVKLSQYLQREKKEYVLSKQILESGTAIGALIREAEFGQSRADFAHKMSIALKEANETDYWLCLMKDADYIDKKMHESMQTDCQELTAMLISTVKTSKRVKSEE
- a CDS encoding type I restriction endonuclease subunit R, whose product is MSLFESDIEQYVIELLQSQGFEYLSPEEQAAERQSPGEVVLVNRLRNAVDMLNPGIPEETRVQALRQVLHLPSQNLIDNNEAFHRMLTEGVEVEYLVDGTVRGDKVRLIDFEEVRNNEFLVCNQFTVTENNITKRPDVVLFVNGLPLAVMELKNPADENATIAKAFTQLQNYKSAIPSLFHYNAVLAVSDGFDARAGTISSDYGRFAAWKSIDGRREESPTVPQLEMLVRGMLNKTVFLDLIRHFTVFEKTMRTDPQTGLSSTVSVKKTAAYHQYFAVNKAVEMTLQASRPDGNRKIGVVWHTQGSGKSLSMVFYTGKIVLNLDNPTVVVVTDRNDLDDQLFETFAGCRQLLRQEPVQAQSIAHLKTLLRTAGGGIIFTTLQKFSPEEGQSHFERLSERRNIVVIADEAHRSHYGFQARHITQQDGTVRTVYGMAKYLRDALPNASFIGFTATPIEKEDISTRSVFGNEIDIYDIEQSIRDGATVPIYYESRLARIQLKPEEKELLDEEVAAITEGAESTAAERAKAKWTQLEAIVGHPDRVKDVAADIVQHFEQRQEVFDGKAMIVCISRRTAVAMYEAILRLRPNWAEQLKVVMTSASSDPPEWQPHSTTKEQRREIAARFKNPNDPLKMVIVCDMWLTGFDVPCLHTMYIDKLMRGHTLMQAIARVNRIFRDKEGGLIVDYIGFASELKEAIAVYTQSGGRGTPTLDQSEAVRVMLEKLEVVRQMFSHFDYRQFFAADTNQKLTVILEAQEYILGLENGRERFIREVTALSRAFALSIPHPEALAVRDEVGFFQAVKARLVKYEPAGSGKSDAEIETAIRQIVDRALVSEGVVDIFDAAGIKKPDISILSDEFLKEIQGMERKNIAIEVLRKLLSDEIRVRNKKNRTQSKKLSEMLQEAIRRYQNHLLTTAQIIDELIRMAREIRELDKRGEKLHLSEEELAFYDALADNQSAVDVLGDETLRDLARVLVQRVKENTTIDWTIRDNVRAKLRVTIKRLLRQYGYPPDLQQMATDNVLKQAELLADDWSRQM
- a CDS encoding restriction endonuclease subunit S — its product is MTDWKETTWGTLATLEYGKSLRNYENAKGMYRVYGTNGPIGWHNEPLCTFPSIIIGRKGAYRGVHFSPEPFFVIDTAFYLKPKTEFDIKWAYYQLLTQDINGMDSGSAIPSTSREEFYNLKVILPPLSEQKAIAAVLSSFDDKIELLRRQNKTLESIAQAIFREWFVKFRVNGEQLKVNPQTGLPEGWRWGKLGEVLLEIQTGKRPKGGVGFLKSGIPSIGAENILGLGIYDFSKEKYISEDFYESMEQGKLQSRDVLLYKDGAELGRKSFFAYGFPHEKCAINEHVFILRAKEETVSQEYLFLWLDLPEITGAIRNLNSNSAQPGINREQVKTLDILLPDRLKMVVFNQTIKPVFEKIFKNCKQIQTLSKLRDTLLPKLMKGEIRVKSEQ